From one Fusobacterium sp. DD2 genomic stretch:
- a CDS encoding sugar diacid recognition domain-containing protein codes for MEVTRELAADIVIEMKKIIGKDINYIATDGEIIASTDKKRIGTYHQGALKVIKSKKALIVENNEEYGGTREGVNLPVKFEKSIVGVIGISGKKEDVEKYGQIIKKMTEILIKEAYMKEEQENTLEYEKILLENILLPEKYMHRTITLSKNIEEMEIKEDGTVIAVELSGFDTLIKGKRCIEIVRRIVKGEKGYLMVNQGTVILLFFKKNRKKIEKVLKKISDNLIKNDNIGSVFGIGKSKKNLTLLRESYLEAMESLEWSLKNHQDLFFYEDMGIELILNNTPNDIKENFLNMVFKNLTIEELNEYREILCTYEKHNGSLDRISKELFIHKNTLQYKINKLKEKNGLDMRKYRDFTILKIAFMCYV; via the coding sequence ATGGAAGTAACAAGAGAGCTTGCAGCAGATATTGTAATAGAAATGAAAAAAATAATAGGGAAAGATATAAACTATATTGCAACTGATGGGGAGATAATAGCAAGTACAGATAAAAAAAGAATTGGTACCTATCATCAGGGAGCTTTAAAAGTAATTAAAAGCAAAAAAGCTTTAATAGTTGAAAATAATGAAGAGTATGGTGGAACAAGAGAGGGAGTAAATCTGCCAGTAAAATTTGAAAAAAGTATAGTTGGAGTTATTGGAATTTCAGGGAAAAAAGAGGATGTTGAAAAATATGGTCAGATAATAAAAAAGATGACTGAAATATTAATAAAGGAAGCATATATGAAAGAGGAACAGGAAAATACTTTGGAATATGAAAAGATACTCCTTGAAAATATTCTTTTACCTGAAAAGTATATGCATAGAACTATAACTCTTTCTAAAAATATAGAAGAGATGGAGATAAAAGAGGATGGAACAGTAATAGCAGTTGAGCTTAGTGGTTTTGATACTCTTATTAAAGGTAAAAGATGCATTGAGATAGTTAGAAGAATAGTAAAAGGAGAAAAAGGTTACCTTATGGTAAATCAGGGGACAGTTATTTTACTATTTTTTAAAAAGAATAGAAAAAAAATAGAGAAAGTTTTAAAAAAGATAAGTGATAATTTAATTAAAAATGATAATATTGGTTCTGTTTTTGGTATTGGAAAAAGTAAGAAAAATCTGACCTTATTGCGAGAGTCTTATTTAGAAGCCATGGAATCATTGGAATGGAGTCTAAAAAATCATCAAGATTTATTTTTTTATGAAGATATGGGGATAGAGCTTATTTTAAATAATACTCCAAATGATATCAAAGAAAACTTTTTAAATATGGTATTTAAAAATCTTACCATAGAAGAATTAAATGAATATAGGGAAATATTATGCACATATGAAAAACATAATGGTTCTCTAGATAGGATTTCAAAAGAACTTTTTATACATAAAAATACACTTCAATATAAGATAAATAAACTTAAGGAAAAAAATGGATTAGATATGCGTAAATATAGAGACTTTACAATTTTAAAAATTGCATTTATGTGCTATGTATAG
- a CDS encoding glycerate kinase → MKIVIAPDSFKESMTAKEVCDVIEKGMKKIFPESEYVKVPMADGGEGTTQSLVDATCGKMYFEECVGPLGEKVQAKLGLLGDGTTAVLEMASASGLELVPREKRNPMITTTYGTGELIKKALDLGVETVLIGIGGSATNDGGAGMIQALGGKLLDKNGCEIGFGGGELKNLEKIDLSEVDPRIAKTKFIVASDVQNPLTGETGASNIFGRQKGATEEMVVTLDNNLKKYASLIRRDIGVDVENVPGAGAAGGLGAGLMAFLGAELKKGIEIVIEYSNLDEKVKGADLVITGEGSIDGQTRFGKTPYGVVLVAKKYGIPTLALAGGIGKDIDVLYDYGFDAIFSIMQKVEPLEDAIKNGKINMEKTAENIARFIKAMKK, encoded by the coding sequence ATGAAGATAGTTATAGCACCAGATTCGTTTAAAGAGAGTATGACAGCCAAAGAGGTGTGTGATGTAATAGAGAAGGGAATGAAGAAAATTTTCCCTGAAAGTGAATATGTAAAAGTTCCCATGGCAGATGGAGGAGAAGGAACTACGCAATCTCTTGTCGATGCAACTTGTGGGAAGATGTACTTTGAGGAGTGTGTTGGCCCTTTGGGAGAAAAGGTACAGGCAAAATTAGGTCTGCTAGGAGATGGAACAACAGCTGTACTTGAAATGGCAAGTGCAAGTGGACTTGAGCTTGTACCAAGAGAGAAAAGAAACCCTATGATAACAACAACTTATGGAACTGGAGAACTTATAAAAAAAGCTTTGGATTTAGGTGTAGAGACTGTTCTTATAGGAATAGGAGGAAGTGCTACAAATGATGGTGGAGCTGGGATGATTCAAGCTCTAGGTGGTAAGCTTTTAGATAAAAATGGATGTGAGATAGGTTTTGGAGGAGGAGAACTTAAAAATCTTGAAAAAATAGATTTAAGTGAAGTTGATCCAAGAATAGCAAAAACTAAATTTATCGTTGCATCAGATGTTCAAAACCCTCTAACAGGAGAAACAGGTGCATCAAATATATTTGGAAGACAAAAAGGTGCAACAGAAGAGATGGTAGTAACTCTTGATAACAATCTAAAAAAATATGCTTCTCTTATAAGAAGGGATATAGGAGTAGATGTTGAAAATGTACCTGGAGCTGGAGCTGCTGGAGGATTAGGAGCAGGGCTTATGGCTTTTTTAGGAGCAGAACTAAAAAAAGGAATAGAGATAGTTATTGAGTATTCAAATCTTGATGAGAAAGTAAAAGGAGCTGACCTTGTAATTACTGGAGAGGGAAGTATAGACGGGCAGACAAGATTTGGGAAAACACCATATGGAGTAGTTTTAGTTGCAAAAAAATATGGAATTCCAACTTTAGCTTTAGCAGGTGGAATAGGTAAAGATATAGATGTATTATACGATTATGGATTTGATGCTATATTCTCAATAATGCAAAAAGTAGAGCCACTTGAAGATGCAATAAAAAATGGAAAAATAAATATGGAAAAAACAGCTGAAAACATAGCTAGATTTATAAAAGCAATGAAAAAATAA
- a CDS encoding SLC13 family permease: MVTVTALGAIIGLVIAILLIMKKVNPAYALILGSIIGGLVGGATIKETVGLMMAGAQGMIPAILRILTAGVLAGVLIETGAAKKIAETIVSKLGESKAIVAIVLSTTILTMVGVFIDVAVITAAPIAMAIAKRTKLSRTGVLIAMVGGGKAGNIISPNPNTIAAADSFNVPLTSVMAAGIIPAIFGIIVSIIIAKLLSKKGTMISEDEIKEENDDVDKSFFAAIVGPLVAILLLVLRPLCGIVIDPLIALPVGGLVGCFAMGQMKHFNNYCAFGLSKMVGVAILLLGTGTLSGIIAHSALKTVLTEFLASTGAPAFILAPLAGILMSGATASTTSGTAVASQVFGPTLLSLSVPALNSAAMIHSGATVLDHLPHGSFFHSTGGSVNMDMKERLALIPFESLVGLTLAVVSTIIYGILF, translated from the coding sequence ATGGTAACAGTAACAGCACTAGGTGCAATAATTGGACTTGTAATAGCAATATTACTGATAATGAAAAAGGTTAATCCAGCTTATGCTCTTATATTGGGATCTATAATTGGTGGACTTGTAGGAGGAGCAACTATTAAAGAGACAGTTGGACTTATGATGGCAGGAGCTCAAGGAATGATTCCTGCAATTTTAAGAATTTTAACAGCTGGTGTTTTAGCAGGAGTGCTTATAGAAACAGGTGCTGCTAAGAAGATAGCAGAAACTATTGTTTCAAAACTTGGAGAATCAAAAGCAATAGTTGCAATTGTACTTTCAACTACAATATTAACTATGGTTGGAGTATTTATAGACGTTGCTGTAATCACAGCAGCACCAATAGCTATGGCAATAGCAAAAAGAACTAAACTTTCAAGAACTGGAGTATTAATTGCTATGGTAGGCGGAGGAAAAGCGGGAAATATCATTTCTCCAAATCCAAACACTATTGCAGCTGCCGATTCTTTTAACGTTCCATTGACATCTGTTATGGCAGCAGGAATAATTCCAGCTATCTTTGGAATAATAGTATCTATAATAATAGCGAAACTTTTATCTAAAAAAGGTACTATGATATCTGAAGATGAGATAAAAGAGGAAAATGATGATGTAGATAAATCATTTTTTGCTGCAATAGTTGGTCCGTTAGTTGCTATTTTATTACTTGTATTAAGACCTTTATGTGGAATAGTAATAGACCCATTAATAGCACTTCCTGTAGGAGGACTTGTAGGATGCTTTGCAATGGGACAAATGAAACACTTTAATAATTATTGTGCATTTGGACTTAGTAAAATGGTGGGAGTAGCAATACTTCTATTAGGAACAGGTACTTTATCAGGAATAATTGCACACTCTGCTTTAAAGACAGTATTGACTGAATTTTTAGCATCAACTGGAGCACCTGCATTTATTTTAGCTCCACTTGCTGGAATTTTGATGTCAGGAGCGACAGCGTCTACTACTTCAGGGACTGCTGTAGCAAGCCAGGTATTTGGACCAACACTTTTAAGCCTATCTGTACCAGCATTAAATTCAGCAGCAATGATTCATTCAGGTGCAACTGTTCTTGACCATTTACCACATGGAAGTTTTTTCCATTCAACTGGAGGAAGTGTTAATATGGATATGAAGGAAAGACTTGCACTTATACCATTTGAATCTTTAGTTGGACTTACTCTTGCAGTAGTATCAACAATCATATATGGAATACTGTTTTAA